The following proteins are co-located in the Telopea speciosissima isolate NSW1024214 ecotype Mountain lineage chromosome 9, Tspe_v1, whole genome shotgun sequence genome:
- the LOC122640696 gene encoding eukaryotic translation initiation factor 3 subunit D-like: MVGFEIGTVPFNPDGWGPPETPAALLANHPSNVPFAPFSRSEKLGRIADWTRNYNNPSRGNKNPSDAVFDFTLDDSSAALAADDDSNFRLVDGKPPQRPRFGPKWRFQQQRQLPQRRDEEVEARKREAEKERARRDRLYNLNRSGANVQRREAAVFKSSVDIQPEWTMLEQIPFSTFSKLSFSVPEPEDLLFCGALEFYDRTYDRVNPKNEKRLERFKNRNFFKITTTDDPIIRRLANEDKATVFATESILSTLMCAPRSVYSWDIVIQRVGNKLFFDKRDGSQLDLLSVNETSQEPLPEAKEDINSAYALSVEAAYINQNFSQQVLVRDGNKVAFEEPNPFAAEGEEVASVAYRYRRWKLDDDMYLVARCELQGATDAKGQQAFLTLNALNEFDPKYSGVDWRQKLETQRGAVLATELKNNANKLAKWTAQALLASADMMKVGYVSRVHPRDHYNHVILAVVGYKPREFATQINLNTSNMWGIVKSIVDLCMKLDEGKYVLVKDPSKPQVRIYEVPADAFENDYEEEPLPEEEQVQPLAEEDANGGEPLASANNVEEEKIEAEV, encoded by the coding sequence ATGGTAGGATTTGAGATTGGCACGGTTCCGTTCAACCCAGATGGCTGGGGTCCCCCGGAGACGCCCGCAGCACTCCTCGCCAACCACCCAAGCAACGTCCCCTTTGCTCCATTCTCTCGCTCTGAGAAGCTCGGCCGCATTGCAGATTGGACTCGCAACTACAACAACCCCTCTCGCGGCAACAAAAACCCCTCCGACGCTGTCTTTGATTTCACCCTAGACGACTCCTCCGCCGCCCTTGCCGCCGATGACGATTCCAATTTTCGCCTTGTCGATGGCAAACCGCCACAGCGCCCAAGGTTCGGTCCCAAGTGGCGTTTCCAACAGCAACGCCAACTCCCTCAGCGCCGTGACGAAGAGGTCGAAGCCCGCAAGCGCGAGGCCGAGAAGGAACGTGCTCGCCGTGACCGTCTCTACAACCTTAACCGCTCTGGCGCTAATGTCCAACGCCGTGAAGCTGCTGTCTTCAAGTCCTCTGTCGATATCCAACCCGAATGGACTATGCTCGAGCAGATTCCCTTCTCTACTTTCTCTAAGCTCTCCTTCTCTGTCCCTGAACCCGAAGATCTCCTCTTCTGCGGTGCTCTCGAGTTCTACGACCGAACCTACGACCGTGTCAATCCAAAGAACGAGAAACGCTTGGAGCGCTTTAAGAATCGCAACTTCTTCAAGATTACCACCACCGACGATCCCATCATCCGTCGTCTCGCCAATGAGGATAAAGCTACTGTCTTTGCGACCGAGTCTATTCTTTCTACTCTTATGTGTGCTCCCAGATCGGTTTATTCTTGGGATATTGTGATTCAGCGTGTGGGGAACAAGTTGTTCTTTGATAAGCGTGATGGCTCGCAACTTGATCTGTTGTCTGTTAACGAGACGTCGCAGGAGCCCTTGCCGGAAGCTAAGGAAGATATCAATTCTGCATATGCCTTGAGTGTCGAAGCCGCTTATATTAACCAGAATTTCTCGCAGCAGGTTTTGGTTAGGGATGGTAATAAAGTTGCTTTTGAGGAGCCTAATCCTTTTGCTGCTGAAGGAGAAGAGGTTGCTTCTGTTGCTTATCGTTACCGGCGGTGGAAGCTTGATGATGATATGTACCTTGTTGCACGGTGTGAGCTTCAGGGTGCCACAGATGCGAAAGGGCAACAGGCGTTCTTGACCTTGAATGCCCTTAATGAATTTGATCCCAAGTATTCGGGAGTTGACTGGAGGCAGAAACTGGAAACGCAAAGAGGTGCGGTGTTGGCTACAGAGCTGAAGAACAATGCGAACAAGCTGGCAAAGTGGACTGCTCAAGCACTGTTGGCAAGTGCAGACATGATGAAGGTGGGTTATGTTTCAAGAGTTCATCCTCGAGATCACTATAACCATGTTATCTTAGCTGTGGTTGGGTATAAGCCGAGGGAGTTTGCCACACAGATTAATCTGAACACTTCTAACATGTGGGGAATTGTCAAGTCCATTGTCGATTTGTGCATGAAATTGGATGAGGGAAAATATGTTCTAGTGAAGGACCCATCGAAGCCGCAAGTTAGGATTTATGAGGTTCCTGCAGATGCATTTGAAAATGATTACGAGGAAGAGCCATTGCCTGAGGAGGAACAGGTGCAGCCGCTGGCGGAGGAGGATGCTAATGGTGGGGAGCCTTTGGCATCTGCTAACAATGTGGAGGAGGAGAAGATTGAAGCCGAAGTCTGA